Proteins co-encoded in one Papaver somniferum cultivar HN1 chromosome 5, ASM357369v1, whole genome shotgun sequence genomic window:
- the LOC113284429 gene encoding uncharacterized protein LOC113284429 isoform X1 has translation MDHPESHCKGSRQWINPELQKQLVVGEGTSSLGKEGTGDGVSVEKEKHNSSLQEEGEAMIVEKENNKEKSSQHKDTKISDGWVKQKENAVKNLAIVKQGTTILGANIKGKETYVESSKEDMKMEANWSMQKSITGLVINEIKQPVHNTDCTTKIQKSLNPKPADPISNEPLIMKNATPICNESMNDTNKNPYKTVRSNQKKAIPMKQRARAVNDNNPIPPLAKRKHNVDDTEDMNEGHKRMMNIKTVGMPQLLHDGSEFQMGKGETGKHNSKSKITDTNPKAIRDSTENRSKVTGQHSDQYNELAPEEASRDIHGIMQTNSDTLSSLGHQINEAWGARVI, from the coding sequence ATGGATCATCCGGAATCACATTGTAAGGGAAGTAGGCAATGGATTAACCCGGAATTGCAGAAGCAATTGGTTGTGGGGGAGGGAACTAGCTCTTTGGGGAAGGAAGGTACTGGGGATGGAGTGAGTGTAGAGAAGGAAAAACATAACTCTTCTCTGCAAGAGGAAGGAGAAGCCATGATAGTGGAAAAAGAAAATAACAAGGAAAAAAGCTCACAACACAAGGACACAAAGATATCAGATGGGTGGGTGAAACAAAAGGAGAATGCAGTGAAGAATTTGGCAATAGTAAAACAAGGTACTACAATTCTGGGAGCAAACATAAAAGGGAAGGAAACCTATGTTGAGAGTTCTAAGGAAGATATGAAGATGGAGGCAAATTGGAGTATGCAAAAGAGCATCACAGGGCTAGTAATAAATGAAATTAAGCAACCTGTTCACAACACGGATTGcacaacaaaaatacaaaaaagcCTAAATCCAAAACCAGCAGATCCCATATCAAATGAACCACTCATCATGAAAAACGCAACACCAATCTGCAATGAGAGCATGAATGATACCAACAAAAACCCCTACAAAACCGTCAGATCAAACCAGAAAAAAGCCATTCCAATGAAACAGAGAGCAAGAGCTGTAAATGACAACAACCCAATACCACCTCTAGCAAAGAGGAAGCACAATGTAGATGATACGGAAGACATGAATGAAGGGCACAAAAGAATGATGAATATCAAAACTGTGGGAATGCCGCAGCTGCTCCATGATGGGTCTGAATTCCAAATGGGGAAAGGAGAAACTGGAAAACACAACAGCAAGAGTAAAATAACTGATACAAATCCCAAAGCTATCAGAGACTCTACAGAAAACAGATCTAAAGTCACCGGCCAGCACTCGGACCAGTACAATGAACTGGCTCCAGAGGAGGCATCTAGGGACATACATGGAATCATGCAGACAAACTCGGATACGCTATCCAGTCTTGGACACCAG
- the LOC113284429 gene encoding uncharacterized protein LOC113284429 isoform X2: MDHPESHCKGSRQWINPELQKQLVVGEGTSSLGKEGTGDGVSVEKEKHNSSLQEEGEAMIVEKENNKEKSSQHKDTKISDGWVKQKENAVKNLAIVKQGTTILGANIKGKETYVESSKEDMKMEANWSMQKSITGLVINEIKQPVHNTDCTTKIQKSLNPKPADPISNEPLIMKNATPICNESMNDTNKNPYKTVRSNQKKAIPMKQRARAVNDNNPIPPLAKRKHNVDDTEDMNEGHKRMMNIKTVGMPQLLHDGSEFQMGKGETGKHNSKSKITDTNPKAIRDSTENRSKVTGQHSDQYNELAPEEASRDIHGIMQTNSDTLSSLGHQVPDGDGAS; the protein is encoded by the coding sequence ATGGATCATCCGGAATCACATTGTAAGGGAAGTAGGCAATGGATTAACCCGGAATTGCAGAAGCAATTGGTTGTGGGGGAGGGAACTAGCTCTTTGGGGAAGGAAGGTACTGGGGATGGAGTGAGTGTAGAGAAGGAAAAACATAACTCTTCTCTGCAAGAGGAAGGAGAAGCCATGATAGTGGAAAAAGAAAATAACAAGGAAAAAAGCTCACAACACAAGGACACAAAGATATCAGATGGGTGGGTGAAACAAAAGGAGAATGCAGTGAAGAATTTGGCAATAGTAAAACAAGGTACTACAATTCTGGGAGCAAACATAAAAGGGAAGGAAACCTATGTTGAGAGTTCTAAGGAAGATATGAAGATGGAGGCAAATTGGAGTATGCAAAAGAGCATCACAGGGCTAGTAATAAATGAAATTAAGCAACCTGTTCACAACACGGATTGcacaacaaaaatacaaaaaagcCTAAATCCAAAACCAGCAGATCCCATATCAAATGAACCACTCATCATGAAAAACGCAACACCAATCTGCAATGAGAGCATGAATGATACCAACAAAAACCCCTACAAAACCGTCAGATCAAACCAGAAAAAAGCCATTCCAATGAAACAGAGAGCAAGAGCTGTAAATGACAACAACCCAATACCACCTCTAGCAAAGAGGAAGCACAATGTAGATGATACGGAAGACATGAATGAAGGGCACAAAAGAATGATGAATATCAAAACTGTGGGAATGCCGCAGCTGCTCCATGATGGGTCTGAATTCCAAATGGGGAAAGGAGAAACTGGAAAACACAACAGCAAGAGTAAAATAACTGATACAAATCCCAAAGCTATCAGAGACTCTACAGAAAACAGATCTAAAGTCACCGGCCAGCACTCGGACCAGTACAATGAACTGGCTCCAGAGGAGGCATCTAGGGACATACATGGAATCATGCAGACAAACTCGGATACGCTATCCAGTCTTGGACACCAG